Proteins encoded in a region of the Inquilinus sp. KBS0705 genome:
- a CDS encoding Gfo/Idh/MocA family oxidoreductase: MSTINWGIIGCGNVTEKKSGQAYNKIADSKLVAVMRRDAAKAADYAERHHVDRWYDDAEKLMNDPEVNSVSIATPPASHLDYALRAIKKGLNIYVEKPVTRNSHEAQVMAEAVRESGAKLTVAHYRRALPMFLHVKSLIDNKAIGDIRTVQIRMWQYQRPTLAADAPPNWRLQPELSGGGYFHDLAPHQLDLMLYYFGEPDKYSGYSLNQGGFSPADDHVCGQIIFKNKVVVNGSWCFNVAESEAIDTCEIIGTTGKITFPFFGTYVTCKHQQGEETIQFTHPEHIQQPMITKIVAYFKGEAPNPCSIDEAVTLMKIFDAFTIKNI; this comes from the coding sequence ATGAGTACAATTAACTGGGGCATAATAGGCTGCGGCAACGTCACCGAAAAAAAGAGTGGGCAGGCATATAACAAAATAGCAGATAGCAAATTGGTGGCTGTAATGCGCCGTGATGCAGCCAAAGCGGCCGATTATGCCGAGCGCCACCATGTTGATAGATGGTACGACGACGCCGAAAAGCTAATGAACGATCCGGAAGTTAACTCGGTATCTATTGCTACTCCGCCGGCCTCGCATTTAGATTATGCTTTACGAGCGATAAAAAAGGGGCTTAATATTTATGTAGAGAAGCCAGTTACCCGTAACTCGCACGAGGCACAGGTTATGGCTGAAGCCGTACGCGAAAGCGGTGCTAAGCTTACTGTAGCCCATTATAGGCGTGCTTTGCCTATGTTTTTGCATGTTAAAAGCCTTATTGATAATAAAGCTATCGGCGATATCAGAACGGTGCAGATACGCATGTGGCAATACCAAAGACCAACGCTTGCCGCTGATGCCCCACCCAATTGGCGCTTACAACCTGAATTATCAGGTGGCGGGTATTTTCATGACCTGGCGCCACATCAGTTAGACCTGATGCTATATTATTTTGGCGAACCCGATAAATACAGTGGTTACAGCCTAAACCAAGGCGGATTTAGTCCGGCAGATGACCATGTTTGCGGGCAAATTATCTTCAAAAACAAAGTAGTGGTAAATGGCTCTTGGTGCTTTAATGTAGCCGAAAGTGAAGCAATAGATACTTGCGAAATAATAGGTACTACAGGAAAAATTACCTTTCCGTTTTTTGGCACCTATGTAACCTGTAAACACCAACAAGGCGAAGAAACCATACAATTTACGCACCCTGAGCATATTCAGCAGCCCATGATCACTAAGATAGTAGCCTACTTTAAAGGCGAAGCCCCCAACCCCTGCAGTATTGATGAAGCCGTAACACTGATGAAAATATTTGACGCATTTACCATAAAAAATATTTAA
- the fabG gene encoding 3-oxoacyl-[acyl-carrier-protein] reductase yields MKLLEGKTALITGASKGIGRKIAEKFAEHGANVAFTYLSSVEKGLALEEELQGFGTQVKGYRSDASKFDEAEKLVNDIVADFGTLHIVVNNAGITKDGLLMRMTEEQWDSVLEVNLKSIFNVTKAASKIMMKNRQGVFINMSSVVGVQGNAGQANYAASKAGIIGFSKSIAKELGSRNIRTNVVAPGFIRTEMTDVLDPKVVEGWAAAIPLKRAGEVEDVANACVFLASDMAAYITGQVIPVDGGML; encoded by the coding sequence ATGAAATTATTAGAAGGAAAAACCGCACTGATAACCGGTGCATCAAAAGGTATAGGCCGTAAAATAGCCGAGAAATTTGCCGAGCACGGCGCTAACGTAGCATTTACCTATTTATCATCGGTAGAAAAGGGCCTGGCTCTTGAGGAGGAACTACAGGGCTTTGGCACACAGGTAAAAGGTTACCGAAGCGATGCTTCGAAATTTGACGAAGCCGAAAAATTAGTAAATGATATAGTAGCCGATTTTGGCACATTACACATAGTGGTTAATAACGCCGGTATTACCAAAGATGGACTGCTGATGCGTATGACCGAAGAGCAATGGGATAGCGTGCTGGAAGTTAACCTTAAATCGATATTTAACGTTACCAAAGCAGCATCAAAAATTATGATGAAGAACCGCCAGGGCGTGTTTATTAACATGAGCTCGGTAGTAGGTGTGCAGGGCAATGCCGGGCAGGCCAATTATGCCGCTTCAAAGGCGGGTATTATTGGTTTCTCAAAATCAATAGCTAAAGAATTAGGTTCGCGTAACATACGCACAAACGTGGTTGCTCCGGGCTTTATCCGTACCGAAATGACCGACGTGCTGGATCCAAAAGTGGTTGAGGGTTGGGCGGCAGCTATCCCGCTTAAACGTGCCGGCGAGGTAGAGGATGTGGCCAACGCCTGCGTGTTCCTGGCATCAGATATGGCAGCATACATCACCGGGCAGGTAATACCTGTTGATGGCGGGATGTTGTAG
- a CDS encoding cysteine-rich CWC family protein, translating into MITSAKHEVLHCDRCNGPFECKANSFTKCQCSTVQLTINEVQYVSELYEGCLCANCLLELQQEYQTGL; encoded by the coding sequence ATGATAACATCAGCCAAACACGAAGTATTACACTGCGACCGCTGCAACGGGCCATTTGAATGTAAAGCCAACTCATTCACCAAATGCCAGTGCAGCACCGTGCAGCTAACCATTAACGAGGTGCAGTACGTAAGCGAACTGTACGAAGGCTGCCTGTGCGCCAACTGCCTGTTGGAGTTACAGCAGGAGTACCAAACCGGGTTATAA
- a CDS encoding metal-binding protein, translated as MIWHGDLGNTAFGRLKQLKTLLDKGDITFAGNSKLKIYGTLSCSSGKRMKIANRVFFKNADKAVALGYRPCGHCMRKENELWKLRLVIS; from the coding sequence ATGATATGGCATGGCGATTTAGGTAACACAGCCTTCGGTCGACTTAAACAATTGAAGACCCTGTTGGATAAAGGCGATATTACTTTTGCAGGTAACAGCAAGTTAAAAATATACGGCACCTTAAGCTGCTCATCCGGCAAGCGGATGAAGATAGCTAACCGGGTATTTTTTAAAAATGCTGATAAGGCAGTAGCTTTAGGCTACCGGCCTTGTGGGCATTGTATGAGGAAGGAAAATGAATTGTGGAAATTACGACTAGTGATTTCTTAA
- a CDS encoding 3',5'-cyclic-nucleotide phosphodiesterase has product MKFYSKLLVPLCFFSLFSFFLQCDAQGIYKKFRVIPIGILGGIDESNLSAYMVAPVGSNNYICLDAGTLHYGIEKAVAAGTFKVPASQVIRQYIKGYFITHAHLDHIAGLIINSPEDSTKNIYGLGSTLETIKTHYFTWESWANFADDGAAPALKKYHYQPLEPGREYDIANTEMKVQAFPLSHSNLTSTAFLVKSKEDYMLYLGDTGADELEKSHNLEELWTAVAPLIKAKHLKAIIIEVSFPNEQPDKTLFGHLTPRLLMNEMQALQKLAGPLNGLNVVVAHLKPPYSSIKKIKEQLKAANRLGLNLIYPKQGGALEF; this is encoded by the coding sequence ATGAAATTTTACTCCAAATTACTGGTCCCGCTGTGTTTTTTTTCACTTTTTTCGTTTTTTTTGCAGTGTGATGCACAGGGTATATACAAAAAATTTCGCGTTATTCCTATAGGAATTTTAGGTGGTATCGACGAAAGTAACCTGTCGGCCTACATGGTAGCGCCGGTTGGATCTAACAATTATATTTGCCTGGATGCCGGAACCCTGCACTACGGGATTGAAAAAGCGGTAGCTGCAGGTACATTTAAGGTGCCCGCATCCCAAGTAATAAGGCAGTACATTAAAGGCTACTTTATAACGCATGCCCACCTCGATCATATTGCCGGGCTCATCATCAATTCGCCCGAAGATAGCACCAAAAACATATACGGGCTTGGCAGTACTTTAGAGACCATCAAGACCCATTACTTTACATGGGAGAGTTGGGCCAACTTTGCCGACGACGGTGCTGCACCTGCGCTAAAAAAATACCATTACCAACCGCTGGAACCTGGCCGGGAGTACGACATAGCCAATACCGAAATGAAGGTGCAAGCCTTCCCGCTTAGCCACTCTAACTTAACCAGTACGGCCTTTTTGGTAAAAAGTAAAGAGGACTACATGCTATACTTGGGCGATACAGGTGCCGATGAGTTAGAAAAAAGCCATAACCTTGAAGAGTTGTGGACCGCTGTTGCCCCCTTGATAAAAGCCAAACACTTAAAGGCGATCATTATTGAGGTATCCTTCCCTAACGAACAGCCTGATAAGACGCTGTTTGGCCACCTTACGCCACGTTTATTGATGAATGAGATGCAGGCACTACAAAAGCTGGCAGGCCCCTTAAACGGACTTAATGTAGTGGTAGCGCATTTGAAGCCGCCCTACAGCAGCATTAAAAAGATAAAGGAACAGCTAAAGGCAGCCAATAGGCTTGGGCTAAACCTTATCTACCCTAAACAGGGTGGAGCGCTGGAGTTTTAA
- a CDS encoding endonuclease/exonuclease/phosphatase family protein has translation MKIKLTLTLLLLSATATFANAQQLNIGTYNLRYANGGDSTAGNGWGQRFPWAAKLIQFQDLDIFGTQEAKYNQLIQLTDSLPGYAWIGAGRDDGQHGGEHSAIFYKKDKFKLLKMGNFWMSTVTDKPNKGWDAALPRICTWAQFKEVKTGFTFYFFNLHMDHIGVIARRESAKLVLEKIKQMAGATPTILTGDFNVDQTSDSYALINNSGVLKDSYELSPVKLAPSSTFNEFNANTAGNSRIDHIFVTNQFKVLRYAILTNTYHGRTPSDHYPVVAIMKFGR, from the coding sequence ATGAAAATAAAACTAACACTCACCCTGCTGTTGCTATCTGCTACAGCTACTTTTGCAAATGCGCAGCAATTAAACATTGGTACCTACAATTTACGATACGCTAATGGCGGTGATTCTACCGCCGGTAATGGCTGGGGGCAACGTTTCCCCTGGGCGGCAAAACTCATACAGTTTCAGGACCTGGACATATTTGGCACGCAGGAAGCTAAATACAATCAGTTAATCCAATTAACCGATAGTCTGCCGGGTTATGCCTGGATAGGTGCAGGCAGGGACGATGGGCAGCATGGCGGCGAGCATTCGGCTATATTTTACAAAAAGGATAAGTTCAAACTGCTTAAAATGGGCAACTTTTGGATGTCGACCGTTACCGATAAACCAAATAAGGGCTGGGATGCGGCCTTGCCGCGCATTTGTACCTGGGCACAGTTTAAAGAAGTTAAAACCGGCTTTACCTTTTACTTTTTTAACCTGCATATGGATCATATTGGCGTTATTGCCCGTCGCGAAAGTGCCAAACTGGTATTGGAGAAGATCAAGCAAATGGCAGGTGCTACGCCCACCATCCTCACAGGCGATTTTAATGTAGACCAAACCTCAGATAGCTACGCGCTTATCAACAATTCGGGCGTGCTGAAGGATAGTTATGAGTTGTCGCCCGTAAAGCTGGCACCAAGCAGTACCTTTAACGAGTTTAACGCCAACACCGCAGGCAATAGCCGTATCGACCATATTTTTGTTACCAATCAGTTTAAGGTATTGCGCTACGCCATACTAACCAATACCTACCACGGCCGCACCCCGTCAGACCATTACCCGGTGGTAGCCATCATGAAGTTTGGGAGATAG
- a CDS encoding ribonucleoside-diphosphate reductase subunit alpha yields MFVVKRDGRKESVKFDKITARIEKLCYGFNLVDPIDVAKKVIEGLFDGVTTSELDNLAAETAASLTTKHPDYALLASRIAVSNLHKNTTKSFSETMKRMYEYVDKKTGKNAALLADDVYQIIKDNAELLDSSIIYDRDFGFDYFGFKTLEKSYLLKIDGKIAERPQHLFMRVSVGIHKEDIESAIKTYNLMSERWFTHATPTLFNAGTPKPQMSSCFLLTMKDDSIEGIYDTLKQTAKISQSAGGIGLSIHNVRATGSYISGTNGTSNGIIPMLKVFNDTARYVDQGGGKRKGAFAIYLEPWHADIFEFLDLRKNHGKEEMRARDLFYALWVSDLFMQRVEANEEWTLFCPHEAPGLADCHGKEFEKLYTKYEKEGRGRKTIKAQELWFAVLDAQVETGTPYLLYKDAANSKSNQQNLGTIKSSNLCTEIMEYTSADEIAVCNLASLALPRYVIDGKFDHDKLYEVTYQATLNLNKIIDYNYYPVKEAEYSNRRHRPIGLGVQGLADAFILLRLPFESDEAKQLNKDIFETIYFAAMTASKDLAIKDGPYKSFKGSPLSKGKFQFDLWDVKPESGRWDWENLRLDVMNHGVRNSLLVAPMPTASTSQILGNNECFEPYTSNIYTRRVLSGEFVIVNKHLLRDLVNLGLWTPAMKDKIITANGSIQDIAEIPADIKDLYKTVWEIKMRNIIDMAADRGAYICQSQSLNLFINSPNASKLTSMHFYAWKKGLKTGMYYLRTQAASQAVKFTVENQGGKNMEPVIPEVVDNIADEMPAGPTCSMEEGCVTCSA; encoded by the coding sequence ATGTTCGTAGTAAAAAGAGACGGTAGAAAAGAAAGTGTAAAGTTTGACAAGATAACGGCACGTATTGAAAAATTGTGCTATGGGTTTAACCTGGTTGACCCTATTGATGTAGCAAAAAAAGTAATTGAGGGCTTATTTGATGGAGTAACCACCTCCGAGCTGGATAACCTGGCTGCCGAAACCGCGGCATCGTTAACCACCAAACACCCCGATTATGCATTGCTGGCATCGCGTATAGCGGTATCAAACCTGCACAAAAATACCACCAAATCGTTCTCTGAAACCATGAAACGTATGTATGAGTACGTTGACAAAAAAACCGGTAAAAATGCCGCTTTACTGGCCGATGATGTATACCAGATAATAAAAGACAATGCCGAACTGTTAGACAGCAGCATTATATACGACCGCGACTTTGGCTTTGACTACTTTGGCTTTAAAACCTTAGAAAAATCGTACCTGTTAAAAATAGATGGAAAAATAGCCGAGCGCCCGCAGCACCTGTTTATGCGTGTATCGGTAGGTATCCACAAAGAGGATATTGAAAGCGCCATCAAAACTTACAACCTGATGAGCGAGCGTTGGTTTACACACGCTACCCCAACGCTGTTTAACGCAGGTACACCAAAACCACAAATGTCATCATGCTTTTTATTAACCATGAAGGATGACAGCATCGAGGGTATATACGATACTTTAAAACAAACAGCTAAAATATCGCAAAGCGCAGGTGGTATAGGTTTAAGCATCCACAATGTAAGGGCTACAGGCTCGTACATCAGCGGTACAAACGGTACCAGCAACGGTATCATCCCTATGCTTAAGGTATTTAACGATACCGCCCGTTATGTAGATCAGGGTGGTGGTAAGCGTAAAGGTGCATTTGCTATTTACCTTGAGCCTTGGCATGCAGATATATTTGAATTTTTAGACCTGCGTAAAAACCATGGTAAAGAAGAAATGCGTGCCCGCGACTTGTTCTACGCCCTTTGGGTAAGCGACTTGTTTATGCAACGCGTAGAAGCTAACGAAGAGTGGACACTGTTTTGCCCGCACGAAGCACCCGGCCTGGCCGATTGCCATGGTAAAGAGTTTGAAAAACTATACACCAAATACGAGAAAGAAGGCCGCGGCCGTAAAACCATTAAAGCGCAGGAGCTTTGGTTTGCCGTGTTAGATGCCCAGGTAGAGACCGGTACACCATACTTGTTGTATAAAGATGCTGCCAACTCAAAATCTAACCAGCAAAACTTAGGTACTATAAAAAGCTCTAACCTTTGTACCGAAATTATGGAATACACATCTGCTGATGAGATAGCTGTGTGTAACCTGGCTTCGCTGGCATTGCCACGCTATGTAATTGATGGCAAATTTGACCATGATAAACTGTATGAAGTTACTTACCAGGCTACTTTAAACCTGAACAAGATAATTGATTACAACTATTACCCGGTTAAAGAGGCCGAGTACTCTAACCGGCGCCACCGCCCAATTGGTTTAGGTGTGCAAGGTTTGGCTGATGCCTTTATACTATTGCGCTTACCATTTGAAAGCGACGAAGCAAAACAGTTAAACAAAGACATATTTGAGACCATTTATTTTGCAGCCATGACGGCTTCAAAAGACCTGGCTATAAAAGATGGCCCTTACAAAAGCTTTAAAGGTTCGCCGTTATCAAAAGGTAAGTTCCAGTTTGACCTATGGGATGTAAAACCTGAAAGCGGCCGCTGGGATTGGGAAAACCTGCGTCTTGATGTAATGAACCATGGTGTACGCAACTCGCTGTTAGTAGCGCCAATGCCAACCGCATCAACATCGCAAATATTGGGTAACAACGAGTGCTTTGAGCCATATACCTCAAACATTTACACCCGCCGCGTATTAAGCGGAGAGTTTGTTATAGTAAACAAACACCTGCTGCGCGATTTGGTTAACCTTGGCTTATGGACACCGGCTATGAAAGATAAGATCATCACAGCAAACGGATCTATACAGGATATTGCCGAGATACCTGCCGATATTAAGGACCTTTACAAAACCGTATGGGAAATTAAGATGCGTAACATTATAGATATGGCTGCCGATAGGGGTGCTTACATCTGCCAGTCGCAATCGTTAAACTTGTTTATCAATTCGCCAAACGCTTCAAAACTTACTTCAATGCACTTCTACGCATGGAAGAAAGGCTTAAAAACAGGTATGTACTACCTGCGTACACAAGCAGCATCGCAAGCGGTTAAATTTACGGTTGAAAACCAGGGAGGCAAAAACATGGAGCCTGTTATACCAGAAGTGGTTGACAATATTGCCGACGAAATGCCGGCCGGCCCAACTTGCTCAATGGAAGAAGGCTGCGTTACCTGCTCTGCCTAA
- a CDS encoding AI-2E family transporter, giving the protein MPAAKKIIAPFYERLALILIGFCILGFLLISAKELIDPLIFGLLFAILLLPVSSFLERKLRMPRSMSAFISILLLVGFVGAVLYVVGNQVSHIADDWPMLQNQVKQSLNDLQDWVQGTFNITAHNQIKYLDNTGKKIMASGTEVIGTTFSAVSSLVLFYVFILIFTFFILFYRRLLLRFVTWVFNDDQSNVVMDIVENIQKILRQYILGLLIEMVIVAAMAISIFYFLGIKYATLLGIIIGLFNIIPYIGIFTALLLSVLVTFATGTISATIYVAVSVIGIHAIDANFLLPAVVGSKVRLNALISFIGIIIGEMLWGLSGMFLSIPVLAIFKIIFDRVESLKPWGYLLGGDYEYKEKAQEKMKTE; this is encoded by the coding sequence ATGCCCGCAGCAAAAAAGATAATAGCCCCCTTTTACGAACGACTTGCACTTATACTAATTGGATTTTGCATACTTGGTTTTTTATTGATATCAGCTAAAGAACTAATTGATCCTCTGATATTTGGGTTGCTGTTTGCAATATTATTATTACCGGTATCCAGCTTTTTGGAAAGAAAACTGAGGATGCCCCGCAGTATGTCGGCCTTTATATCCATACTATTATTGGTTGGTTTTGTTGGTGCGGTATTATATGTTGTGGGTAACCAGGTGTCGCATATTGCAGATGATTGGCCTATGCTGCAAAATCAGGTAAAACAATCACTTAACGATTTGCAAGACTGGGTACAAGGTACTTTTAATATCACTGCCCATAACCAGATAAAGTATTTAGATAATACAGGTAAAAAGATAATGGCCTCGGGTACCGAGGTGATAGGTACCACCTTTAGTGCGGTTTCGTCGCTGGTGTTGTTTTATGTTTTTATACTGATATTTACCTTTTTTATACTGTTTTACAGGCGTTTACTGCTGCGTTTTGTAACCTGGGTTTTTAACGACGACCAGAGCAATGTAGTGATGGATATTGTAGAGAATATTCAAAAAATATTGCGCCAATACATATTAGGCTTACTTATCGAAATGGTTATAGTAGCTGCTATGGCCATCAGTATATTTTATTTTTTGGGTATTAAATATGCCACATTGTTGGGTATAATAATTGGCTTGTTTAACATTATACCCTACATAGGTATTTTTACTGCACTGCTGCTCAGTGTGTTAGTAACCTTTGCTACCGGGACTATAAGCGCTACCATATACGTAGCCGTAAGCGTGATAGGTATACATGCTATTGATGCTAACTTTTTGCTTCCGGCTGTGGTTGGCTCAAAGGTGAGGTTGAATGCACTGATATCCTTTATAGGTATCATTATAGGCGAGATGCTGTGGGGGCTTTCGGGGATGTTCCTTTCGATACCTGTACTGGCTATATTCAAGATCATATTTGACCGTGTAGAAAGCCTGAAACCATGGGGCTACCTGTTAGGCGGCGACTACGAATACAAAGAAAAAGCCCAGGAAAAAATGAAAACTGAATAG
- a CDS encoding erythromycin esterase family protein, producing the protein MTKKLLCFLLFTCLSATYTLAQQATINWVNNNALSIDSNAKYLPFLANQLKGNTILGLAEASHGTHEFSTEKARIINYLITHAGYRSIGFEFGYSPMEKINNYLLTGKGDLKKLMEPMRLFKTQEIYDLFRAIKVYNDGQPVKNKVSLFGFDTDYFKADIDSSARYCVNYLTSHPQQYKNTKAAIAVLKRISATDFGNLYEMSEDETSTLSDLLDEAKKAATATNEDSELRKRVSLLYQGTLLGNPLARDEFMAENIANQQQQTKAKTIIWSHNIHVAKDTTMAQCKGMGYYVKQKYHNAYYTIGFDTFKGSVHVLDDDTFVKHLFEGKPGSLSATFAAAKLPHFFIPFGNTTADPLYNIAGNITNIYANWGNRLTLPMRPGVDFDGLIFIRETTASIILE; encoded by the coding sequence ATGACTAAAAAGCTTTTATGTTTCCTTTTGTTTACTTGCCTGTCTGCTACTTATACCCTTGCCCAGCAAGCGACCATAAACTGGGTAAATAACAACGCCTTATCAATAGATAGCAACGCTAAATACCTGCCTTTTTTAGCTAATCAATTAAAAGGGAATACCATACTCGGCCTTGCCGAAGCCTCCCATGGTACGCACGAATTCTCAACCGAAAAAGCACGCATCATCAACTATCTTATCACCCACGCCGGTTATAGGTCTATAGGCTTTGAGTTTGGTTATTCGCCAATGGAAAAGATAAACAACTACCTGCTGACCGGCAAAGGCGACCTTAAAAAGCTAATGGAGCCTATGCGTTTGTTTAAAACGCAGGAAATTTATGACCTGTTTAGGGCTATTAAAGTTTATAACGATGGCCAGCCCGTTAAAAACAAGGTTAGCCTTTTTGGGTTCGACACCGACTACTTTAAAGCCGATATTGATTCATCGGCCAGGTATTGCGTTAACTATTTAACAAGCCATCCGCAGCAGTACAAAAATACAAAGGCCGCCATTGCTGTTTTAAAAAGGATAAGCGCTACCGATTTCGGTAATTTGTATGAGATGTCTGAAGATGAGACGTCCACCCTATCCGATTTGCTTGACGAGGCAAAAAAAGCCGCAACGGCAACAAATGAGGATAGTGAACTTAGAAAACGGGTGTCGCTATTGTACCAGGGCACCCTGCTGGGCAACCCACTGGCAAGGGACGAGTTCATGGCCGAAAATATTGCCAACCAACAGCAGCAAACCAAAGCCAAAACCATCATATGGAGCCACAATATACACGTAGCTAAAGATACCACCATGGCGCAATGCAAAGGCATGGGCTATTATGTAAAGCAAAAATACCATAATGCGTATTACACCATTGGCTTTGATACATTTAAAGGCAGTGTGCATGTATTGGATGACGACACCTTTGTAAAACATCTTTTTGAAGGGAAGCCGGGCTCGCTGTCGGCAACATTTGCCGCTGCTAAGCTACCCCACTTCTTTATACCCTTTGGCAACACAACAGCCGACCCTTTGTACAATATTGCAGGCAACATCACCAACATATACGCCAACTGGGGCAATCGTTTAACGTTACCTATGCGCCCGGGTGTTGATTTTGATGGATTGATATTTATCAGAGAGACCACCGCATCAATTATATTAGAGTGA
- the ligA gene encoding NAD-dependent DNA ligase LigA — MSPTEAKDLIQALTTELRQHTYNYYVLAMPTISDYDFDQKLEQLSQLEKQFPEFLDPDSPTQVVGGEITKEFVTVKHRWPMLSLGNTYNEQELLDFDQRIRKAIGDNFEYVCELKFDGLSMSLTYEQGKLARAVTRGDGTQGDEVTTNVRTIHTIPKKLPPGDYPDLFEIRGEVFMHLKAFERLNKERVDNGEVPYANPRNFASGTIKLQDSNEVARRPLDCFLYGLYTEKTLFKTHWESLQAVKKWGFHIDDHSRLCSDITQVLEFITKWDKDRYGLSYDIDGIVIKVNNYSQQQELGFTAKSPRWAISYKFKAERVETELLAVTYQVGRTGAVTPVANLKPVLLAGTTVKRATLHNADEITERLKLHEHDTVYVEKGGEIIPKIISVNLEKRQHGAKAIEYITHCLECGAKLLRTEGEAAWYCPNDEGCPPQIVGKMQHYIGRKAMNIDGLGDETINTLYNRGFIRHISDIYDLHTHIDELKKMDRFGEQSINNMLDGIERSKQMPFEKVLFGLGIRYVGETVAKKLVAHFKTIDNLMAATTEELTAAEEIGGRIAESITEYFADDRHRQEIEKLRSQGLQFVAEEKEVTLASDKLSGQSFIISGVFEKFSRDELKDIIEQNGGKILSSISAKLSYLVAGDNMGPAKLEKANKLNIPIISDDELLAMLS; from the coding sequence ATGTCGCCCACCGAAGCTAAAGACCTGATACAAGCGCTTACTACCGAGTTAAGACAGCACACCTATAACTACTATGTGCTGGCTATGCCCACCATTTCTGACTACGATTTTGACCAAAAACTGGAGCAGCTTAGCCAGCTGGAAAAGCAGTTCCCTGAGTTTTTAGACCCCGATTCGCCTACGCAAGTGGTTGGCGGCGAGATAACTAAGGAGTTTGTTACGGTGAAGCACCGCTGGCCCATGCTATCGTTAGGCAACACCTATAACGAACAGGAACTGCTTGATTTTGACCAGCGTATCCGCAAGGCCATAGGTGATAATTTCGAGTATGTATGCGAGTTAAAGTTTGATGGTTTGTCCATGAGTTTAACCTACGAGCAGGGCAAACTGGCCCGTGCAGTAACCCGCGGCGATGGCACACAAGGCGATGAGGTTACTACCAATGTACGCACTATACACACCATACCTAAAAAGCTCCCCCCCGGCGATTACCCCGACTTGTTCGAGATACGCGGCGAGGTGTTCATGCACCTGAAAGCCTTCGAACGTTTGAACAAAGAACGTGTGGATAACGGCGAAGTGCCGTATGCCAATCCGCGTAATTTTGCATCTGGCACCATCAAACTGCAAGACTCTAACGAGGTGGCTCGCCGCCCGTTGGATTGTTTCCTATACGGGTTGTATACTGAGAAAACCCTGTTTAAAACCCATTGGGAAAGCCTGCAGGCGGTTAAAAAATGGGGTTTTCATATTGATGACCATAGTAGGCTGTGTAGTGATATTACCCAGGTGCTGGAGTTTATTACCAAGTGGGATAAAGACCGTTATGGCTTAAGTTATGATATTGATGGTATTGTAATAAAGGTAAACAACTACTCACAGCAGCAGGAACTGGGTTTTACAGCCAAATCGCCGCGTTGGGCCATATCCTATAAGTTTAAAGCTGAGCGGGTAGAGACCGAGCTTTTAGCTGTAACCTACCAGGTGGGTCGCACAGGGGCGGTTACACCAGTTGCGAATTTAAAGCCGGTTTTGCTGGCGGGCACCACAGTGAAACGCGCTACCCTCCACAACGCCGACGAAATTACCGAACGCCTTAAACTACACGAACATGATACCGTTTATGTTGAAAAGGGTGGCGAGATCATCCCTAAAATCATCAGCGTAAATTTAGAAAAGCGGCAGCACGGCGCTAAAGCTATTGAATATATTACCCATTGTTTAGAATGTGGTGCCAAACTTTTACGCACAGAGGGTGAAGCCGCCTGGTACTGCCCTAATGATGAAGGTTGCCCGCCGCAAATAGTAGGTAAAATGCAGCATTATATTGGCCGCAAAGCCATGAACATTGATGGCCTTGGCGACGAAACCATCAATACGCTGTATAACAGGGGTTTTATTAGGCATATTAGCGATATATATGACCTGCATACCCATATAGATGAGTTAAAAAAGATGGACCGTTTTGGTGAGCAATCCATCAATAATATGCTGGATGGCATCGAGCGATCAAAACAAATGCCATTCGAAAAAGTGCTTTTTGGCTTGGGTATACGCTATGTAGGCGAAACGGTTGCCAAAAAGCTCGTGGCCCATTTTAAAACCATAGATAACCTGATGGCTGCCACAACCGAAGAGCTTACCGCTGCAGAAGAAATAGGCGGCCGCATAGCAGAAAGCATCACCGAATACTTTGCAGATGATAGGCATAGGCAGGAGATAGAAAAATTAAGATCGCAGGGTTTGCAGTTTGTGGCTGAAGAAAAGGAAGTTACCCTTGCCAGCGACAAGCTAAGCGGGCAAAGTTTTATAATATCGGGCGTGTTTGAAAAGTTTTCGCGCGATGAACTGAAGGATATTATCGAGCAAAACGGGGGCAAAATATTAAGCAGTATATCGGCAAAGTTAAGCTACCTGGTTGCCGGTGATAATATGGGCCCTGCTAAACTGGAAAAAGCTAATAAATTAAATATACCTATCATTAGTGATGATGAATTGCTGGCCATGCTCAGCTAA